GATAATTACGCCTGTGAGAACAGATACGTCCCTCTGACAGAAGGCCATCTGCGATCCGTTTATGATGAATGACCTTGCCCATTCCTGATGGCAGAACAGATCCCCCATTGTGTAAACGGTCCGGGTCAGCGGATCGGCGAACGCGAGCTGGTCCCAGTTCTCGATGATGCCGGCCCTGCCGTCAAGTCCCGCGAACGACCCGTGGGGATACAGCAGAGTCGGCAGGATCATCAAAACAAGGAAGGAAGCAGAGAACAGCAACACCGCTCTGCCCGGAGTGGACATTTCCATACGGAATCATTGCCTTTACCGTATAAAACAGCGGTGCCAGGAAAGCACAAGATCGGACGGCCCTTTTTTATCGTACATGCCGCGGCACCCAGGGCGGCGCGGATCGTGCCACAAGTCAAGAAGCATATAAAAAAAAAGGGGGGGGCACCCCCGCACAGGGGAGACCGC
This sequence is a window from Candidatus Methanoplasma cognatum. Protein-coding genes within it:
- a CDS encoding DUF2085 domain-containing protein, whose protein sequence is MSTPGRAVLLFSASFLVLMILPTLLYPHGSFAGLDGRAGIIENWDQLAFADPLTRTVYTMGDLFCHQEWARSFIINGSQMAFCQRDVSVLTGVIIGLLAADERVGRIYAGKSLCPIIGAVMISSTFIEWGIEYGLGADILAARIATGLLAGAGIALLLQHYVTRQYEKIMGFDAGG